One segment of Streptomyces sp. TG1A-8 DNA contains the following:
- a CDS encoding ABC transporter permease, producing MTAVVRILLRRTALLVPLLLGIVLFVFLVMRFSDVDPASAFFQGANPTPRQLHDFRERNGLLDPLPVRYVRFLAGLLHGDLGTSALTRAPVADQVATALPLTLQLTFLGLGIAVVLALAGGITAAVHRDRLPDQAVRVVSLIGVAAPGFWLALLMIQYLAVDRGWFPTGGYVNPADSVTGWLRTMALPALALSLPVAAQLTRIVRTSVVEELDKDYVRTAIGSGLPPRVVVGRNVLVNALVNPLTVLGLRIGYLLGGAVVIETVFALPGMGKLMIDAVQNGDPAVVQGVVLTTATGFAVVNLVIDLLYLLVNPRLRAA from the coding sequence ATGACGGCCGTCGTGCGCATCCTGCTGCGCCGGACCGCCCTGCTCGTGCCGCTGCTGCTCGGGATCGTGCTGTTCGTGTTCCTGGTGATGCGCTTCTCGGACGTGGACCCGGCGTCCGCGTTCTTCCAGGGCGCGAACCCGACCCCGCGGCAGCTGCACGACTTCCGGGAGCGCAACGGGCTGCTCGATCCGCTCCCGGTGCGCTACGTCCGCTTCCTCGCCGGGCTGCTCCACGGCGACCTCGGCACCAGCGCCCTGACCCGCGCCCCGGTGGCCGACCAGGTCGCCACCGCGCTGCCGCTCACCCTCCAGCTGACCTTCCTCGGCCTCGGCATCGCGGTGGTGCTGGCACTGGCGGGCGGGATCACCGCGGCGGTCCACCGCGACCGGCTGCCGGACCAGGCCGTCCGGGTCGTGTCGCTGATCGGGGTGGCCGCGCCCGGGTTCTGGCTGGCGCTGCTCATGATCCAGTACCTGGCGGTGGACCGGGGCTGGTTCCCCACCGGCGGCTACGTCAACCCGGCCGACTCGGTCACCGGCTGGCTGAGGACCATGGCGCTGCCCGCCCTCGCGCTCTCGCTGCCGGTGGCCGCGCAGCTCACCCGGATCGTACGGACCTCGGTGGTGGAGGAGCTGGACAAGGACTACGTGCGCACCGCGATCGGCAGCGGGCTGCCGCCCCGGGTGGTGGTCGGGCGCAACGTCCTGGTGAACGCGCTGGTCAACCCGCTGACCGTGCTCGGGCTGCGGATCGGCTACCTGCTCGGCGGCGCCGTCGTCATCGAGACCGTCTTCGCGCTGCCCGGCATGGGCAAGCTGATGATCGACGCCGTGCAGAACGGCGACCCGGCCGTCGTGCAGGGGGTCGTGCTGACCACGGCCACCGGGTTCGCCGTCGTCAACCTCGTCATCGACCTGCTGTACCTGCTCGTCAACCCACGACTGAGGGCGGCCTGA
- a CDS encoding ABC transporter substrate-binding protein, translated as MRDDVTRGFPAPPRRSLLASAGALGAAAVLPSALSACSAGPPSTNDTGGGGTGRDRTLTAVIGYGNDGSWDPTQTASAFAMAANNHVYEGLLDTDPISRVPYPALATALPEDADATTWRFTLRPGATFHDGEPVTADDVEFVFDRILGPDTQTLARGFFASWLQEARAVDARTVELVLRFPFPDGLARLTLAKVMPRHVFSRPGAWDDAVKGLAVGSGPYRQTAHHPKSNTVFEASSAYNGPRRPAFRRMNWLTVVDAASRVARISGTGAGAQIADNIPYANVPSLERGGLRVAGGAGMNNLFLMFNTRHKPFDDVRVRQALHYAIDTERMVRVALKGHGKPSTSFLDEGNPAHRRARTVYGHDPARARALLRAAGAEDLEVEITAVNVSWVVDCLPTVKSSWDAVGVRTTLAPQETTAVFTKLDQRQDYQVVAAASNPNQFGVDPDLIMRYNYGPDNLWMRYARWAGDPVARRLFTDLDRATREPDPAGKRAMIQDCVDVVAEQAVLYPVVHNELMTAWDPRELTGIRAQPYPGVSLLRASWA; from the coding sequence GTGCGCGACGACGTGACCCGCGGCTTCCCGGCCCCGCCCCGCCGGTCCCTCCTCGCGTCCGCGGGAGCGCTCGGCGCGGCGGCCGTGCTGCCGTCCGCCCTGTCGGCCTGTTCCGCCGGACCGCCGTCCACGAACGACACCGGCGGCGGGGGCACCGGACGGGACCGGACGCTGACCGCCGTGATCGGGTACGGCAACGACGGCAGCTGGGACCCGACGCAGACGGCGTCCGCGTTCGCGATGGCCGCCAACAACCACGTCTACGAAGGGCTGCTCGACACCGACCCGATCTCCCGGGTGCCCTACCCGGCGCTGGCGACGGCCTTGCCCGAGGACGCGGACGCCACCACGTGGCGGTTCACGCTGCGCCCGGGCGCGACCTTCCACGACGGCGAGCCGGTCACCGCCGACGACGTGGAGTTCGTCTTCGACCGGATCCTCGGCCCGGACACCCAGACCCTCGCCAGGGGCTTCTTCGCGAGCTGGCTGCAGGAGGCGCGCGCGGTCGACGCGCGCACCGTGGAGCTGGTGCTGCGGTTCCCCTTCCCCGACGGGCTCGCCCGGCTCACCCTGGCCAAGGTCATGCCGCGGCACGTGTTCTCCCGGCCCGGCGCCTGGGACGACGCGGTCAAGGGACTGGCCGTCGGCTCGGGGCCCTACCGGCAGACCGCGCACCACCCGAAGTCGAACACCGTCTTCGAGGCGTCCAGCGCCTACAACGGCCCGCGCAGGCCCGCGTTCCGCCGGATGAACTGGCTGACGGTCGTGGACGCGGCCTCGCGGGTGGCGCGGATCTCCGGGACGGGCGCCGGCGCGCAGATCGCCGACAACATCCCCTACGCCAACGTCCCGAGCCTGGAGCGGGGCGGCCTGAGGGTCGCGGGCGGCGCCGGGATGAACAACCTGTTCCTGATGTTCAACACCCGGCACAAGCCGTTCGACGACGTGCGGGTGCGGCAGGCCCTGCACTACGCCATCGACACCGAGCGGATGGTGCGGGTCGCGCTGAAGGGCCACGGGAAGCCGTCGACGTCGTTCCTGGACGAGGGCAACCCCGCCCACCGGCGGGCCCGGACCGTCTACGGCCACGACCCCGCAAGGGCCAGGGCGCTGCTGAGGGCCGCCGGGGCCGAGGACCTGGAGGTCGAGATCACGGCGGTGAACGTCAGCTGGGTCGTGGACTGCCTGCCGACCGTCAAGTCGTCCTGGGACGCCGTCGGCGTGCGGACGACCCTCGCCCCGCAGGAGACCACGGCCGTCTTCACCAAGCTGGACCAGCGGCAGGACTACCAGGTCGTGGCCGCCGCCTCGAACCCGAACCAGTTCGGCGTCGACCCGGACCTGATCATGCGGTACAACTACGGGCCCGACAACCTCTGGATGCGCTACGCCCGGTGGGCCGGCGACCCGGTCGCCCGGCGGCTGTTCACGGACCTGGACCGGGCGACCCGGGAACCGGACCCGGCGGGGAAGCGGGCGATGATCCAGGACTGCGTCGACGTCGTCGCCGAGCAGGCCGTGCTCTACCCGGTCGTCCACAACGAGCTGATGACGGCCTGGGACCCGCGCGAGCTGACCGGGATAAGGGCGCAGCCCTACCCCGGCGTCAGCCTCCTGCGGGCCTCGTGGGCCTAG
- the recO gene encoding DNA repair protein RecO, protein MSLFRDDGIVLRTQKLGEADRIITLLTRGHGRVRAVARGVRRTKSKFGARLEPFSHVDVQFFARGGELVGRGLPLCTQSETIAPYGGGIVADYARYTAGTAMLETAERFTDHEGEPAVQQYLLLVGALRTLARGEHAPHLVLDAFLLRSLAVNGYAPSFGDCARCGMPGPNRFFSVASGGSVCADCRVPGSVVPSPQTLVLLGALLTGDWGTADACEARYVREGSGLVSAYLHWHLERGLRSLRYVEK, encoded by the coding sequence ATGAGTCTGTTCCGCGACGACGGCATCGTCCTGCGGACCCAGAAACTCGGCGAAGCGGACCGCATCATCACGCTGCTCACCCGCGGGCACGGCCGGGTGCGGGCCGTGGCCAGGGGTGTGCGTCGCACGAAGTCGAAGTTCGGGGCCCGGTTGGAGCCGTTCTCCCACGTCGACGTTCAGTTCTTCGCGCGGGGCGGCGAACTGGTGGGGCGCGGGCTGCCGCTGTGCACGCAGAGCGAGACCATCGCCCCCTACGGCGGCGGGATCGTGGCGGACTACGCCCGCTACACCGCGGGCACCGCCATGCTGGAGACCGCCGAGCGGTTCACCGACCACGAGGGCGAGCCGGCGGTCCAGCAGTACCTGCTGCTGGTCGGCGCCCTGCGCACCCTCGCCCGCGGCGAGCACGCCCCCCACCTCGTCCTGGACGCCTTCCTGCTGCGCTCCCTCGCCGTCAACGGCTACGCGCCCAGCTTCGGCGACTGCGCGCGGTGCGGCATGCCCGGCCCGAACCGGTTCTTCTCGGTCGCCTCCGGCGGCTCGGTCTGCGCCGACTGCCGGGTGCCGGGCAGCGTCGTGCCCTCCCCGCAGACCCTGGTGCTGCTGGGGGCGCTGCTTACGGGAGACTGGGGGACGGCGGACGCCTGCGAGGCACGGTACGTCCGCGAGGGGAGCGGGTTGGTGTCCGCCTACCTGCACTGGCACCTGGAGCGCGGGCTGCGCTCACTGCGGTACGTAGAGAAGTAA
- the leuA gene encoding 2-isopropylmalate synthase, with product MANRQQPTSMPIHKYGRYEQVDIPDRTWPDRRITAAPRWLSTDLRDGNQSLIDPMSPERKRRMFDQLVKMGYKEIEVGFPASGQTDFDFVRSIIEEEGAVPEDVTISVLTQAREDLIERTVESLKGAHRATVHLYNATAPVFRRVVFRGSRDDIRQIAVDGTRLVMEYADKLLGPETEFGYQYSPEIFTDTELDFALEVCEGVMDVWQPGPDREIILNLPATVERSTPSTHADRFEWMHRNLSRRAHVCLSVHPHNDRGTAVAAAELALMAGADRVEGCLFGQGERTGNVDLVTLGMNLFSQGVDPQIDFSDIDEIRRTWEYCNQMEVHPRHPYVGDLVYTSFSGSHQDAIKKGFDAMEADARARGVTVDDIEWAVPYLPIDPKDVGRSYEAVIRVNSQSGKGGISYVLKNDHKLDLPRRMQIEFSRLIQAKTDAEGGEITPKEIWAVFRDEYLPNPDNPWGRIQVRTGQSTTDTDGVDALTVEATVDGVDTVLTGSGNGPISAFFDALQSLGIDVRLLDYQEHTMSEGASAQAASYIECAIDGKVLWGIGIDANTTRASLKAVVSAVNRATR from the coding sequence ATGGCGAACCGCCAGCAGCCCACCTCCATGCCGATCCACAAGTACGGCCGGTACGAGCAGGTCGACATCCCCGACCGCACCTGGCCCGACCGGCGGATCACCGCAGCCCCCCGCTGGCTCTCCACCGACCTGCGCGACGGCAACCAGTCCCTGATCGACCCGATGTCGCCCGAGCGCAAGCGCCGGATGTTCGACCAGCTGGTCAAGATGGGCTACAAGGAGATCGAGGTCGGCTTCCCCGCCTCCGGCCAGACCGACTTCGATTTCGTCCGCTCGATCATCGAGGAGGAGGGCGCGGTCCCCGAGGACGTGACGATCTCCGTCCTCACCCAGGCCCGCGAGGACCTGATCGAGCGCACCGTGGAGTCCCTGAAGGGCGCCCACCGCGCCACCGTCCACCTGTACAACGCCACCGCCCCGGTCTTCCGCCGGGTGGTCTTCCGCGGCTCCAGGGACGACATCAGGCAGATCGCCGTCGACGGCACCCGCCTGGTGATGGAGTACGCCGACAAACTGCTGGGCCCCGAGACCGAGTTCGGCTACCAGTACAGTCCGGAGATCTTCACCGACACCGAGCTGGACTTCGCGCTGGAGGTCTGCGAGGGGGTCATGGACGTCTGGCAGCCCGGCCCGGACCGCGAGATCATCCTCAACCTGCCGGCCACCGTGGAGCGTTCGACGCCGTCCACGCACGCGGACCGCTTCGAGTGGATGCACCGCAACCTCTCCCGCCGCGCGCACGTCTGCCTGTCCGTGCACCCGCACAACGACCGCGGCACGGCCGTCGCCGCCGCCGAGCTGGCGCTGATGGCCGGCGCCGACCGCGTGGAGGGCTGCCTGTTCGGGCAGGGCGAGCGCACCGGCAACGTCGACCTGGTCACCCTGGGCATGAACCTGTTCTCCCAGGGCGTCGACCCGCAGATCGACTTCTCCGACATCGACGAGATCCGTCGCACGTGGGAGTACTGCAACCAGATGGAGGTCCACCCGCGCCACCCCTACGTGGGCGACCTGGTCTACACGTCCTTCTCCGGCTCCCACCAGGACGCCATCAAGAAGGGCTTCGACGCGATGGAGGCCGACGCGCGGGCCAGGGGCGTCACGGTGGACGACATCGAGTGGGCGGTGCCGTACCTGCCGATCGACCCCAAGGACGTCGGCCGCTCCTACGAGGCCGTCATCCGCGTCAACTCGCAGTCCGGCAAGGGCGGCATCTCCTACGTCCTGAAGAACGACCACAAGCTGGACCTGCCGCGCCGCATGCAGATCGAGTTCTCCAGGCTCATCCAGGCCAAGACGGACGCCGAGGGCGGCGAGATCACCCCGAAGGAGATCTGGGCGGTCTTCCGGGACGAGTACCTGCCGAACCCCGACAACCCCTGGGGCCGCATCCAGGTCAGGACGGGCCAGTCCACCACCGACACCGACGGCGTGGACGCCCTGACCGTCGAGGCGACCGTGGACGGCGTGGACACCGTGCTGACCGGTTCCGGCAACGGCCCGATCTCCGCCTTCTTCGACGCCCTGCAGTCCCTCGGCATCGACGTGCGCCTGCTGGACTACCAGGAGCACACGATGAGCGAGGGCGCCTCCGCGCAGGCCGCCTCCTACATCGAGTGCGCGATCGACGGCAAGGTCCTGTGGGGAATCGGCATCGATGCGAACACGACGCGTGCGTCGCTGAAGGCGGTCGTCTCCGCGGTGAACCGCGCGACCCGCTGA
- a CDS encoding dipeptide/oligopeptide/nickel ABC transporter permease/ATP-binding protein: MVTRASLTERPSRPGARLRGRCRLPLRSRAAVCFLALVVLVAVLAPLLAPDDPLGQQDPAGGTGHPSAAHWMGQDSLGRDVLSRLMYGARWSLAVGLGATGLALVAGALLGALAATSRKAVDETLMRCLDVVMAFPGIALAAVLVAVFGGGIGVLVCALAFLFTPPVARVVRANVLDQYGEDYVTAERVIGARTAHIVLRHVAVNCAAPVLVFCTVQVAEAIVFEASLSFVGAGVRPPAPSWGGVIADGRNMVLTGGWWATVFPGLLILLTVLSLNVLSEGVSDAWAAPAAREAAAPGDRGKTPEPGTGEVLRLPGLAGAARRLRSRARPLPGPGARPVLAVEDLAVGFPDRHRGVDVVDGVGFEVYPGEVLGLVGESGCGKSLTALAVMGLQPKGARVSGRVRFRERDLLAEPARVRRRLLGHEMAMVHQDALSSLNPGMTVRAQLRQLVRRGGRRDPRELLALVGLDPDRTLRSYPHELSGGQRQRVLIAMALSRDPGLVVADEPTTALDVTVQAQVMELLLRLRAELGFALVLVSHDLALVADVTDRMAVMYGGRIVETGVTADLVGAPAHHYTRGLLGSVLSLESAEERMTQIRGAVPAPAGFPAGCRFADRCPSATGVCRTTVPVLAGTPAHTAACHHPAVRLAAAGSGGPR; encoded by the coding sequence ATGGTCACGCGCGCGAGCCTCACCGAACGGCCCTCCCGGCCCGGCGCCCGCCTCCGGGGCCGGTGCCGGCTGCCGCTGCGGTCGCGGGCGGCCGTCTGCTTCCTGGCGCTGGTCGTCCTGGTCGCCGTCCTGGCGCCGCTGCTCGCCCCGGACGACCCGCTCGGCCAGCAGGACCCGGCCGGCGGCACCGGGCACCCGTCCGCCGCGCACTGGATGGGCCAGGACAGCCTAGGCCGGGACGTCCTGAGCCGGCTGATGTACGGCGCCCGCTGGTCCCTGGCGGTCGGTCTGGGCGCGACCGGGCTGGCACTGGTGGCCGGCGCGCTGCTCGGGGCGCTCGCGGCCACCTCCCGCAAGGCGGTGGACGAGACGCTGATGCGCTGCCTGGACGTGGTGATGGCGTTCCCCGGCATCGCGCTCGCGGCCGTGCTGGTCGCCGTGTTCGGCGGCGGGATCGGCGTGCTGGTCTGCGCGCTCGCCTTCCTGTTCACCCCGCCGGTGGCCCGGGTGGTGCGGGCCAACGTGCTGGACCAGTACGGGGAGGACTACGTCACGGCGGAACGGGTGATCGGCGCGCGCACCGCGCACATCGTGCTGCGGCACGTGGCCGTCAACTGCGCCGCCCCGGTGCTGGTGTTCTGCACGGTCCAGGTCGCCGAGGCCATCGTCTTCGAGGCGTCGCTGTCCTTCGTCGGCGCGGGCGTGCGGCCCCCCGCCCCGTCCTGGGGCGGTGTCATCGCCGACGGCAGGAACATGGTGCTGACCGGCGGCTGGTGGGCGACCGTGTTCCCGGGGCTGCTGATCCTGCTCACCGTGCTGTCGCTGAACGTCCTGTCCGAGGGCGTCTCGGACGCGTGGGCCGCCCCGGCCGCCCGGGAGGCGGCGGCGCCCGGGGACCGGGGGAAGACCCCGGAACCCGGCACCGGGGAGGTGCTGCGGCTGCCCGGCCTGGCCGGGGCCGCCCGGCGGCTGCGCTCCCGGGCCCGCCCGCTGCCCGGCCCCGGCGCGCGGCCGGTGCTCGCGGTGGAGGACCTCGCCGTCGGCTTCCCGGACCGGCACCGGGGCGTGGACGTCGTCGACGGGGTCGGCTTCGAGGTGTACCCCGGTGAAGTGCTGGGCCTGGTGGGCGAGTCCGGCTGCGGCAAGTCGCTGACCGCGCTCGCGGTGATGGGACTCCAGCCGAAGGGGGCGCGCGTCAGCGGCCGGGTGCGCTTCCGGGAGCGCGACCTGCTGGCCGAACCGGCGCGGGTGCGGCGCCGGCTGCTCGGGCACGAGATGGCGATGGTCCACCAGGACGCGCTGTCCTCCCTGAACCCGGGGATGACCGTCCGCGCCCAGCTGCGGCAGCTCGTCCGGCGCGGGGGCCGGCGCGACCCGCGCGAGCTGCTGGCGCTGGTGGGCCTGGACCCGGACCGCACCCTGCGCAGCTACCCGCACGAGCTGTCCGGGGGCCAGCGCCAGCGCGTGCTGATCGCGATGGCCCTGTCCCGGGACCCGGGCCTGGTCGTCGCCGACGAGCCGACCACCGCGCTGGACGTCACCGTGCAGGCGCAGGTCATGGAACTGCTGCTGCGGCTGCGCGCGGAGCTGGGGTTCGCGCTGGTCCTGGTCTCGCACGACCTGGCCCTGGTCGCCGACGTCACCGACCGGATGGCGGTGATGTACGGCGGGCGGATCGTGGAGACGGGCGTGACCGCCGACCTGGTGGGGGCGCCGGCCCACCACTACACGCGCGGGCTGCTCGGCAGCGTGCTGTCGCTGGAGTCGGCCGAGGAGCGGATGACGCAGATCCGGGGCGCCGTCCCGGCCCCCGCCGGCTTCCCGGCGGGCTGCCGCTTCGCCGACCGCTGCCCGTCGGCCACCGGGGTGTGCCGCACCACCGTGCCCGTGCTCGCGGGCACGCCCGCGCACACGGCCGCCTGCCACCACCCGGCGGTGCGGCTGGCCGCGGCGGGAAGCGGGGGCCCGCGGTGA
- a CDS encoding dihydrodipicolinate synthase family protein → MSFPAPLTGVVPPVCTPLTPDGEVDVPSLLRLVDHLIDGGVHGLFLLGSTSEAAFLTDRRRARVVEAVVGHVGGQLPVLAGAIDMTTPRVLDHVAAVTAAGAQAVVVTAPFYARTHPAEIVRHYRRIAAASPVPVFAYDIPSAVHGKLPAELVLGLAADGVLAGVKDSSGDLAAFREVVTGARAHAGFSALTGSELVVDAALALGADGAVPGLANVDPHGYVRLHRLCRAGDRDGARREQERLCALFGMVGAGDPARMGGSSSALGAFKAALHLRGVIDCPVTAEPQVPLSADEVARVGGFLAGAGLLQRPPGTAGRRNPTVS, encoded by the coding sequence ATGAGCTTCCCCGCCCCGCTGACCGGTGTCGTCCCGCCCGTCTGCACCCCCCTGACACCGGACGGCGAGGTGGACGTCCCCTCGTTGCTGAGACTGGTCGACCACCTGATCGACGGCGGGGTGCACGGGCTGTTCCTGCTGGGCTCGACCTCCGAGGCCGCCTTCCTCACCGACCGCCGGCGCGCGCGGGTGGTGGAGGCGGTCGTGGGCCACGTCGGCGGACAGCTGCCCGTCCTGGCCGGGGCCATCGACATGACCACCCCCCGGGTGCTGGACCACGTCGCCGCGGTCACCGCGGCGGGCGCGCAGGCCGTCGTCGTCACCGCCCCGTTCTACGCCCGCACCCACCCCGCCGAGATCGTCCGGCACTACCGCCGGATCGCCGCCGCCAGCCCGGTCCCGGTGTTCGCCTACGACATCCCGTCCGCCGTGCACGGCAAGCTCCCCGCCGAGCTGGTCCTGGGCCTGGCCGCCGACGGCGTGCTGGCGGGGGTGAAGGACTCCAGCGGGGACCTGGCCGCCTTCCGGGAGGTGGTCACCGGGGCCCGCGCCCACGCCGGGTTCAGTGCGCTGACCGGCTCCGAGCTGGTCGTCGACGCCGCGCTGGCGCTGGGCGCCGACGGCGCGGTGCCCGGCCTGGCCAACGTCGACCCGCACGGTTACGTCCGCCTCCACCGGCTGTGCCGGGCCGGCGACCGGGACGGCGCGCGCAGGGAGCAGGAGCGGCTGTGCGCGCTGTTCGGGATGGTCGGGGCCGGGGACCCGGCGCGCATGGGCGGCAGCTCCTCGGCGCTGGGCGCGTTCAAGGCGGCCCTGCACCTGCGGGGCGTGATCGACTGCCCGGTGACGGCCGAGCCGCAGGTGCCGCTGTCGGCGGACGAGGTCGCGCGGGTCGGCGGGTTCCTCGCGGGGGCGGGACTGCTCCAGCGGCCGCCGGGGACGGCCGGCCGGCGGAACCCGACGGTGTCGTAG
- a CDS encoding ABC transporter ATP-binding protein produces MEVRDAHVVHRVRGGGLFGRDRVHALTGADLSVAPGETVGVVGESGCGKSTLVKVLVGIQRPTSGTVSYGGRDLWSMPPAERRSTVGAGTGLVLQDPSTALNPRLTVRRVLRDPLDVHGRGTRAGREDRVRELMSLVGLPGALADALPGQLSGGQRQRVAIARALALDPALVVADEPTSALDVSVRAQVLNLLLELRERLGLAMVFVSHDIRTVRRMSDRVITMYLGRIVEETPADRVTGGARHPYTRALFSATPGLLEPVRPIPLTGPVPSATRPPSGCPFRTRCWRADAVCAGSMPDFSAASHPGHRYRCHHPVEDQPTRDPVRPEPAQEQ; encoded by the coding sequence GTGGAGGTGCGGGACGCCCACGTCGTCCACCGGGTCCGCGGCGGCGGCCTGTTCGGCCGGGACCGGGTCCACGCCCTCACCGGCGCGGACCTGTCCGTGGCGCCCGGTGAGACGGTCGGCGTGGTCGGCGAGTCGGGGTGCGGGAAGTCGACGCTGGTGAAGGTGCTGGTGGGGATCCAGCGGCCGACCTCCGGGACGGTGTCGTACGGGGGCCGCGACCTGTGGTCGATGCCGCCCGCCGAGCGCCGGTCCACGGTCGGCGCGGGCACCGGCCTGGTCCTCCAGGACCCGTCGACGGCGCTGAACCCCCGGCTGACGGTACGGCGCGTCCTGCGCGACCCGCTGGACGTGCACGGCCGCGGCACGAGGGCCGGACGGGAGGACCGGGTCCGGGAGCTGATGTCCCTGGTCGGCCTCCCCGGGGCCCTCGCCGACGCGCTGCCCGGCCAGTTGTCCGGGGGGCAGCGGCAGCGTGTCGCCATCGCCCGCGCGCTCGCCCTCGACCCCGCCCTGGTGGTCGCCGACGAGCCGACCAGCGCGCTGGACGTGTCGGTCCGCGCGCAGGTCCTCAACCTCCTGCTGGAGCTGAGGGAACGCCTCGGCCTGGCCATGGTGTTCGTCTCGCACGACATCCGGACCGTACGGCGGATGAGCGACCGGGTGATCACCATGTACCTCGGCCGGATCGTCGAGGAGACCCCGGCCGACCGGGTCACCGGCGGCGCCCGCCACCCCTACACCCGCGCCCTGTTCTCCGCCACGCCCGGCCTGCTGGAGCCCGTCCGGCCGATTCCGCTGACGGGACCGGTGCCCTCGGCGACCCGCCCGCCGAGCGGCTGCCCGTTCCGCACCCGCTGCTGGCGGGCCGACGCGGTGTGCGCCGGGTCGATGCCGGACTTCTCGGCCGCGTCGCACCCCGGGCACCGCTACCGCTGCCACCATCCCGTGGAGGACCAACCGACCCGCGACCCCGTGCGCCCAGAGCCCGCCCAGGAGCAGTGA
- a CDS encoding TerB family tellurite resistance protein has protein sequence MLPVRGRDGRATRAVRILGTRTAWTPVGDGEFFCPGCGGDRNYQRLTGRRRVTLLGLPVLPRGSAGPVVECAACRHHYGTDVLGHPTTRRFSAMLRDAAHTVALAVLAAGGTSSRTALETAAATVRAAGFDDCTEDQLAALVEALAADTGRVLGGPCGAGLTIELHEALDPLAPHLAPAGRESLFLQGARIALADGPYTPAERGALTTVGAALTIRADDVTRLLAAARTPS, from the coding sequence GTGCTGCCAGTACGGGGACGAGACGGCCGTGCCACCAGGGCTGTGCGCATCCTGGGCACCCGCACCGCGTGGACACCCGTGGGGGACGGCGAGTTCTTCTGCCCCGGCTGCGGGGGCGACCGCAACTACCAGCGGCTCACCGGCCGCCGCCGCGTCACCCTCCTCGGGCTGCCCGTCCTGCCCCGCGGGTCGGCCGGACCGGTCGTGGAGTGCGCCGCCTGCCGCCACCACTACGGCACCGACGTCCTCGGCCACCCCACCACCCGTCGCTTCTCCGCGATGCTCCGCGACGCCGCGCACACCGTCGCCCTCGCCGTGCTGGCCGCGGGCGGCACCTCCTCCCGCACGGCCCTGGAGACGGCCGCCGCCACCGTCCGCGCGGCCGGCTTCGACGACTGCACGGAGGACCAGCTGGCCGCCCTGGTCGAGGCCCTCGCCGCCGACACCGGCCGGGTCCTGGGCGGGCCGTGCGGGGCCGGCCTGACCATAGAGCTGCACGAGGCCCTCGACCCGCTGGCCCCGCACCTGGCCCCGGCGGGCCGCGAGTCCCTCTTCCTGCAGGGCGCCCGCATCGCCCTGGCCGACGGCCCCTACACCCCCGCCGAACGCGGCGCCCTGACCACCGTCGGCGCGGCGCTGACCATCCGCGCCGACGACGTGACCCGGCTGCTGGCCGCCGCGCGGACCCCGTCCTGA
- a CDS encoding isoprenyl transferase, producing MAVRGFLGRRRREYRTPEPHPSGARPPKLPGELVPNHVAIVMDGNGRWAKERGLPRTEGHKVGAERVLDVLQGSIEIGVRNISLYAFSTENWKRSPDEVRFLMNFNRDFIRRTRDQLDELGIRVRWVGRMPRLWKSVAKELQVAQEQTEGNDLLTLYFCMNYGGRAELADAAQALAEDVKAGRLDPSKVTEKTIQKYLYYPDMPDVDLFLRPSGEQRTSNYLLWQSAYAEMVFQDVLWPDFDRRDLWRACLEFASRDRRFGGAVPNEQPPATQGGSAS from the coding sequence ATGGCCGTACGCGGATTCCTGGGGCGCCGGCGCCGGGAGTACAGGACGCCGGAACCGCACCCGTCCGGCGCACGGCCGCCGAAGCTCCCCGGCGAGCTGGTCCCGAACCACGTGGCGATCGTCATGGACGGCAACGGCCGCTGGGCCAAGGAGCGCGGGCTGCCCCGCACCGAGGGCCACAAGGTCGGTGCCGAGCGCGTCCTGGACGTGCTGCAGGGCTCGATCGAGATCGGCGTCCGCAACATCTCCCTGTACGCCTTCTCCACCGAGAACTGGAAGCGCTCGCCCGACGAGGTCCGCTTCCTGATGAACTTCAACCGCGACTTCATCCGCCGGACCCGCGACCAGCTCGACGAACTCGGCATCCGGGTGCGCTGGGTGGGCCGCATGCCCAGGCTGTGGAAGTCGGTCGCGAAGGAACTGCAGGTCGCCCAGGAGCAGACCGAGGGCAACGACCTGCTCACCCTCTACTTCTGCATGAACTACGGCGGCCGGGCGGAACTCGCCGACGCGGCGCAGGCCCTCGCCGAGGACGTGAAGGCGGGCCGCCTCGACCCGTCCAAGGTCACCGAGAAGACCATCCAGAAGTACCTGTACTACCCGGACATGCCGGACGTCGACCTGTTCCTGCGCCCCAGCGGCGAGCAGCGCACCTCCAACTACCTGCTCTGGCAGAGCGCCTACGCCGAGATGGTCTTCCAGGACGTGCTGTGGCCCGACTTCGACCGGCGCGACCTGTGGCGCGCCTGCCTGGAGTTCGCCTCCCGCGACCGCCGGTTCGGCGGAGCCGTGCCCAACGAGCAACCGCCGGCGACGCAGGGCGGGTCCGCCTCGTAG